The Acidobacteriota bacterium genome includes a region encoding these proteins:
- a CDS encoding sulfite exporter TauE/SafE family protein — translation MTFVNGSLLFSAALVAGMINSVAGGGTLVSYPALVWLGYPQISANATNTLALAPGALSSLWGYRGELKDTPQHFFVLLIPSFIGGIVGAVLLKLTPAKTFEVLVPFLILFATLLFMAQDPLKRWLHLGETHEVHKSPNWMAGALFYQFLVGIYGGYFGAGIGILTLAVLGVLGLENIHQMNGLKNIFAGTINLVAALYFIYAGLIHWPEAILMAVGAIVGGYGAAGLAQRMGQRAVRRCVIVIGLAMAVSLFIKR, via the coding sequence ATGACTTTCGTGAACGGCTCGTTGCTCTTTAGCGCCGCGTTGGTGGCCGGGATGATCAATTCGGTGGCGGGTGGCGGCACGTTGGTCAGTTACCCGGCGCTGGTTTGGCTGGGTTATCCGCAAATTTCCGCCAATGCCACCAATACGCTGGCGCTCGCGCCGGGCGCGCTCAGCAGCCTCTGGGGCTATCGCGGTGAATTGAAAGACACGCCGCAGCATTTTTTTGTCTTGCTCATCCCCAGTTTTATCGGCGGCATCGTCGGGGCGGTGTTGCTCAAGCTAACGCCCGCCAAAACCTTCGAGGTGCTGGTGCCCTTTCTGATTCTGTTCGCCACCTTGCTGTTTATGGCGCAAGACCCGCTCAAACGTTGGCTACACCTGGGCGAGACGCACGAAGTTCATAAATCCCCCAATTGGATGGCGGGGGCGTTGTTTTATCAATTCCTGGTCGGCATTTACGGTGGCTATTTCGGCGCGGGCATCGGCATCCTGACACTGGCGGTGCTGGGCGTCTTGGGGCTGGAAAACATCCATCAAATGAACGGACTGAAAAACATTTTCGCCGGGACGATCAATTTGGTGGCGGCGCTGTATTTCATCTACGCCGGACTTATTCATTGGCCCGAAGCGATTTTAATGGCAGTGGGCGCCATCGTCGGCGGCTACGGCGCGGCAGGTCTGGCACAACGTATGGGGCAACGGGCGGTGCGCCGTTGCGTCATCGTGATTGGCCTGGCGATGGCGGTTTCCTTGTTCATTAAACGCTGA
- a CDS encoding FHA domain-containing protein, with translation MSNPSFETQIEEPPELAPAPKAGDFVTRIESPAFPTGDLATRMESPIPTEFVTRIEAPPGRTDDLLGRLPGSNEMRPVSSGSPLPGTELLSDTPPPSLFETKIENAPFNPPAPPPQPPPPQVAPPPLAPPPMPGANLPPAGAPPGGGRHTSVMAAEDVKRAISSKGKLVGWLVNYGRNPDGEDYKLRAGYNRLGANPACDIVVEDETVSGSHAILVFRDGRCLIKDDLSRNGTFVNGKEITEAHPLQNYDQVRVGNTTFTYVAAQQG, from the coding sequence TTGAGCAACCCCAGTTTTGAAACGCAGATTGAAGAACCGCCCGAACTGGCCCCAGCGCCCAAGGCCGGAGATTTCGTGACGCGCATTGAGTCGCCAGCATTTCCCACCGGCGACTTGGCCACGCGCATGGAGTCGCCCATCCCAACCGAGTTTGTCACTCGCATTGAAGCGCCGCCCGGACGTACAGATGATTTATTGGGCCGCCTTCCGGGAAGCAACGAGATGCGTCCGGTTTCAAGCGGCAGCCCGCTGCCCGGCACCGAATTGTTAAGTGATACGCCGCCGCCTTCGCTGTTTGAAACGAAGATTGAGAATGCGCCGTTCAATCCGCCCGCACCGCCGCCACAACCGCCGCCGCCACAAGTCGCGCCGCCACCGCTAGCGCCGCCGCCTATGCCTGGGGCCAATCTGCCGCCGGCGGGCGCGCCGCCGGGCGGCGGACGACATACGTCGGTAATGGCGGCGGAAGACGTCAAACGCGCCATCAGCTCCAAAGGCAAGCTGGTCGGCTGGCTGGTCAATTATGGCCGCAACCCGGATGGCGAAGATTACAAATTGCGCGCCGGTTATAACCGCTTGGGCGCGAATCCGGCCTGTGACATCGTGGTCGAGGATGAAACCGTGAGCGGTTCACACGCGATCCTGGTGTTCCGCGATGGCCGCTGTTTGATCAAAGACGACCTCTCGCGCAACGGCACTTTCGTCAATGGCAAAGAAATTACCGAAGCGCATCCTTTACAGAACTACGATCAAGTCCGCGTGGGCAATACGACGTTTACCTACGTGGCCGCCCAACAGGGCTAA
- a CDS encoding S9 family peptidase — MLALAATLLAQSAQPAKRPLKLDDLPRLREVRDPQLSPDGQWVAYVISAIDAKEDKSNAHVWTTSFDGKVTRQMTAGEESESAPRWSPDGKYLSFTSSRKGLVKGNQVWLLDRSGGEAVQLTNIGADVKGRLQSYEWSPDSKRLALVIGDPDPEAEANAAATESGGKPKPPKPIVIDRYKYKQDGQGYLLSGRHSYIYLFDVATKKTERLTKSQWDESSPVWSPDGTRIAFTSNHAADPDRETDGQLFVAEAKAGVAEKPLTTASNRVGRGRAEWSPDGQWLTFLESDEKKWGAYSMTHLALVKADGSAAPARVAAVEALDRGVAGPRFSADGKTISFTVADNRSVYPAYVNLTGGKVERLMSSPVVISTWEREAGRSIVLSGGNAKYTEVYAFENGALRQLTHHNDALFAELDLGQTEEVNFKSKDGTDIGGLLTYPAGYVKGTKVPLLLRIHGGPNGQDQHSFSTERQFFAANGYAVLAVNYRGSSGRGQKFSRSIFADWGHYEVEDLHAGVDHVIKMGVADPDKLGVGGWSYGGILTDYLIASDTRFKAATSGAGTAFTVAFYGTDQYIIQYDYEIGPPWEAKAWETYQKISYPFLHADRIKTPTLFLGGERDFNVPVQGGQQMYQALRSLGIDTQLIIYPNENHGIQRPSYVRDRYERYLAWYDKYLKKAPVTAGTGGKGEQ, encoded by the coding sequence ATGCTGGCCCTGGCCGCCACGCTGCTCGCGCAATCCGCCCAACCGGCCAAGCGCCCGCTCAAACTCGACGACCTGCCGCGCCTGCGTGAAGTGCGCGACCCGCAACTTTCGCCCGATGGGCAATGGGTGGCCTATGTCATCTCGGCCATTGATGCCAAAGAGGACAAATCGAACGCGCACGTCTGGACGACCAGTTTCGACGGTAAGGTCACGCGCCAGATGACGGCGGGCGAAGAGAGCGAGTCGGCGCCGCGTTGGAGTCCCGATGGCAAATACCTCTCATTCACATCTTCGCGCAAGGGCTTGGTCAAGGGCAATCAGGTTTGGCTGCTCGACCGCAGCGGCGGCGAGGCCGTGCAGCTTACGAACATTGGCGCGGATGTGAAGGGGCGGCTGCAAAGTTACGAATGGTCGCCCGATTCAAAACGGCTGGCGCTGGTCATCGGCGATCCCGACCCGGAAGCCGAGGCCAACGCGGCGGCCACAGAAAGTGGCGGCAAGCCCAAACCGCCGAAGCCCATCGTGATTGACCGTTACAAATACAAACAGGACGGGCAGGGCTATTTGTTGTCAGGCCGCCACAGCTACATTTATCTATTCGACGTGGCGACGAAAAAAACCGAACGCCTGACCAAGAGTCAATGGGATGAATCGTCGCCTGTGTGGTCGCCCGACGGGACGCGCATCGCGTTTACCAGCAATCACGCCGCTGATCCTGACCGCGAAACGGATGGGCAACTGTTCGTCGCCGAAGCCAAAGCGGGCGTGGCCGAAAAGCCATTGACCACGGCCAGCAATCGCGTCGGACGCGGGCGCGCTGAATGGAGTCCTGACGGCCAATGGCTCACGTTCCTCGAAAGCGATGAAAAGAAGTGGGGTGCCTACAGCATGACCCATCTGGCGCTGGTGAAAGCGGACGGCAGCGCGGCCCCCGCACGCGTGGCTGCCGTCGAAGCGCTTGACCGGGGTGTTGCCGGGCCGCGTTTCAGCGCCGATGGCAAAACGATTAGCTTCACCGTCGCAGACAATCGCTCGGTTTATCCGGCTTATGTGAACCTGACAGGCGGCAAGGTTGAACGGCTGATGTCATCGCCAGTCGTCATCTCAACTTGGGAAAGAGAGGCCGGGCGTTCTATCGTGTTGTCAGGCGGCAATGCGAAATACACCGAAGTGTACGCCTTTGAAAACGGTGCGCTACGACAGCTCACACATCACAACGACGCGCTGTTTGCCGAACTCGATCTCGGCCAAACCGAAGAGGTCAATTTCAAAAGCAAAGACGGCACGGACATCGGCGGGTTGTTGACCTATCCGGCTGGCTACGTCAAAGGCACAAAAGTCCCGCTGCTGCTGCGCATCCACGGCGGACCGAACGGGCAGGACCAACATTCGTTCAGCACTGAGCGGCAATTCTTCGCGGCCAACGGCTACGCTGTGCTGGCGGTGAATTATCGCGGCAGTTCGGGACGCGGGCAGAAATTCTCGCGTTCGATCTTCGCCGATTGGGGCCATTACGAAGTCGAAGACCTGCACGCGGGTGTAGATCACGTCATCAAAATGGGCGTGGCCGATCCTGACAAATTGGGCGTGGGCGGGTGGAGCTACGGCGGCATCCTGACCGATTACCTGATCGCCAGCGACACGCGCTTCAAAGCGGCGACCAGCGGCGCGGGCACGGCCTTCACCGTAGCCTTTTACGGCACCGACCAATACATCATTCAGTACGATTACGAAATCGGCCCGCCCTGGGAAGCCAAAGCCTGGGAAACCTATCAGAAGATTTCCTATCCCTTCCTGCACGCTGACCGCATCAAGACGCCGACGCTGTTTCTGGGTGGTGAACGCGATTTCAACGTGCCGGTGCAAGGCGGCCAACAGATGTATCAGGCGCTGCGCAGCCTCGGCATTGACACACAACTCATCATCTATCCCAACGAGAACCACGGCATCCAGCGGCCCAGTTATGTGCGCGACCGTTACGAGCGGTATCTGGCGTGGTACGACAAGTATTTGAAGAAAGCGCCGGTGACGGCAGGCACAGGCGGCAAGGGCGAACAGTAG
- a CDS encoding Crp/Fnr family transcriptional regulator has translation MKTTPLAKPSLPELSQLAPFRQVPEEQLAQLAELISRKQFPANTPLMMAEQTGEVVYFILAGTVKIHLEQADGSEVIISILGRGEIVGEMSALGIVYRSASVLTLEASTLLWLDRATFQRCLMNMPMLAYNLAGILSLRLRHANEKIRALATQSVEARLAQQVLLFADQYGQTQPNGDIYIPLRLTQSDLAAMTGCSREHVNKVIVSYKERNYLSVDRHYHLTVHNQAALERRA, from the coding sequence ATGAAAACGACCCCACTCGCCAAACCTTCTCTCCCGGAATTGAGTCAACTCGCGCCCTTTCGTCAAGTGCCCGAAGAGCAATTGGCGCAGCTTGCCGAATTGATTTCCCGCAAGCAATTTCCCGCCAACACCCCGCTGATGATGGCCGAGCAAACGGGCGAGGTCGTCTATTTCATTCTTGCTGGCACTGTCAAAATCCATCTCGAACAAGCCGATGGCAGCGAAGTCATCATCTCGATTTTGGGCCGGGGCGAAATTGTCGGCGAAATGAGCGCGCTGGGCATCGTCTACCGTTCGGCCAGCGTGCTGACGCTCGAAGCCTCGACCTTGCTCTGGTTGGATCGCGCGACCTTTCAACGTTGTCTGATGAACATGCCGATGCTGGCTTACAACCTGGCAGGCATTTTGTCGCTGCGCCTGCGCCACGCCAACGAAAAGATTCGCGCGCTGGCGACGCAATCCGTTGAAGCCCGGCTGGCCCAACAGGTGCTGCTCTTCGCCGATCAATACGGCCAAACCCAACCGAACGGCGACATTTACATTCCGCTGCGCCTGACCCAAAGCGATCTGGCCGCCATGACTGGCTGTTCGCGCGAGCACGTCAACAAAGTCATCGTCTCTTACAAAGAGCGCAACTACCTTTCGGTTGATCGCCACTACCATCTGACCGTGCATAACCAAGCCGCCCTGGAACGCCGCGCCTGA
- a CDS encoding alpha/beta fold hydrolase codes for MFNRIYLRTTFAAFICALALVSIHAQAPAVADKQVEVFGQKIHYVEAGSGPTVILLHGLGGEVSNWAMTIPALSKQFHVIAIDQIGFGQSDKPLLNYRIGTMVDFLAGFYKQAGIAKATLVGNSLGGWIAAAFALAHPDKVEKLVLVDAAGYSPARTGAPKLTREQLAPLNAATLAELKQVMSLVFYNKALLTDAFIETAFAAKLRRGDGYTISQFTEMALRGDDMLDGKTKAIKTPTLVVWGPRRRADAAGNWRGLCPGHRRGGESHSGQMRARAAARMRGGFQYGVSEVFERVNIR; via the coding sequence ATGTTCAACCGAATTTATCTGCGCACCACTTTCGCTGCATTCATCTGCGCGCTCGCTCTCGTCAGCATTCACGCCCAAGCGCCCGCCGTCGCCGACAAACAAGTCGAAGTCTTCGGACAAAAGATTCACTACGTCGAAGCCGGTTCTGGCCCGACCGTTATCTTGCTGCACGGGTTGGGCGGCGAGGTCAGCAACTGGGCCATGACCATTCCCGCCTTGTCCAAACAGTTTCACGTCATTGCCATTGATCAGATCGGCTTTGGCCAATCCGATAAGCCCTTGCTGAATTATCGCATCGGCACGATGGTGGATTTCCTGGCGGGGTTCTATAAACAAGCCGGGATTGCCAAAGCCACCCTGGTCGGCAATTCGCTGGGCGGCTGGATCGCGGCGGCTTTCGCGCTGGCCCATCCTGACAAAGTCGAAAAGTTGGTGCTGGTGGATGCGGCAGGTTATTCGCCCGCCCGCACTGGTGCGCCCAAACTGACGCGCGAGCAACTGGCCCCGCTCAACGCCGCGACGCTGGCCGAACTAAAACAGGTGATGAGCCTGGTGTTTTACAACAAAGCTCTGTTGACTGACGCCTTCATCGAAACGGCCTTTGCCGCCAAGTTGAGACGCGGTGATGGCTACACGATCAGCCAGTTCACCGAGATGGCCTTACGCGGCGACGATATGCTGGATGGCAAAACCAAAGCGATCAAGACGCCGACGCTGGTGGTGTGGGGGCCGCGAAGACGGGCTGACGCCGCTGGCAATTGGCGAGGCTTATGCCCAGGACATCGCCGGGGCGGAGAAAGTCATTCTGGACAAATGCGGGCACGTGCCGCAGCTCGAATGCGCGGCGGCTTTCAATACGGCGTTAGTGAAGTTTTTGAGCGCGTCAACATCCGGTAA
- a CDS encoding HEAT repeat domain-containing protein encodes MKYFVSRLYAAMPPDVRKVSDLPVRGTFLLGLRPFLLSGLLALLCSSAALAQFSKTPTLYEQCEAVAENAANTTAIAKATAELKSTDAKKRIEAVQALTKSCDPRVNDTLLGLLQDADATLRVAAVEALGKLGNQDAIDPLIEALLADKDWRVRAALGLSLGSFNVHRARNATLNVLVNTGNVKVTDEGDMRARCFGILVVNQMRDVRFSRKAISFLFEFVDHDDLKLRQIAEATAVELQHTRNGVHELIGILQQHNFPDYRRKAAYWLGEWHTAEARAALEQTALGDRDSSVQQTAKAALAKLK; translated from the coding sequence GTGAAGTATTTCGTCTCGCGTTTGTATGCGGCTATGCCGCCTGATGTGCGGAAGGTCTCTGACCTTCCGGTTCGCGGCACCTTTCTTTTGGGGCTGCGCCCCTTTTTGTTGAGCGGCCTCTTGGCGCTGCTTTGTTCCAGCGCCGCCTTGGCGCAATTCAGCAAAACTCCTACGCTTTACGAGCAATGCGAAGCTGTCGCCGAGAACGCTGCCAATACAACGGCCATCGCCAAAGCTACCGCCGAATTGAAAAGCACCGATGCCAAAAAACGCATTGAGGCCGTGCAGGCATTAACCAAGAGTTGTGATCCACGCGTCAACGACACCTTGCTGGGCCTCTTGCAAGACGCCGATGCCACGTTGCGCGTGGCGGCGGTCGAGGCGTTAGGCAAACTCGGCAATCAAGACGCGATTGATCCGCTGATCGAGGCGTTGTTGGCGGACAAGGATTGGCGGGTGCGAGCGGCTCTGGGTTTGTCGCTCGGTTCGTTCAACGTGCATCGCGCGCGCAACGCGACGCTGAACGTGCTGGTGAATACAGGCAATGTCAAAGTCACCGACGAAGGCGATATGCGGGCGCGCTGTTTCGGCATTCTGGTCGTCAACCAAATGCGCGACGTGCGTTTTTCGCGCAAGGCCATCAGCTTCCTGTTTGAATTCGTGGATCACGACGACCTGAAGCTGCGCCAAATCGCCGAAGCGACCGCCGTGGAATTGCAGCATACGCGCAATGGCGTGCATGAACTGATCGGCATCTTGCAACAACACAACTTCCCCGACTATCGCCGCAAAGCCGCTTACTGGCTGGGCGAATGGCACACCGCCGAAGCCCGCGCCGCGCTGGAACAAACCGCGCTCGGCGACCGCGATTCCAGCGTGCAGCAAACGGCGAAGGCGGCATTGGCGAAACTGAAGTAG
- a CDS encoding hydantoinase B/oxoprolinase family protein — MDSITLEIYRSLYTSVAEEMGVSLRRTAFSPNIKERRDYSCAVFDRRGRIIAQGDHMPVHLGSMPMSVKAAIEHCAMQPGDVVILNDPYAGGTHLPDVTMVAPVFSEASQLLFYVANRAHHADIGGATPGSMGAATEIYQEGIRIPPLRIVRGGQLEQEVWNFLLANVRGRDEREGDFAAQLGALRVGSDRLHEIVARYGFKEADAYAGHLVEYAARLMRRTLALLPDGVYEAEDFLDNDGEIDEPVRITVKVTIRGERARIDFTGSAPQVRGPVNAVEAITVSAAYYVFRCLIPGDVPASAGILEPLEVIAPAGTIVNALPPAPVAGGNVETSQRIVDVLLKALAQAAPHLIPAASQGTMNNLTIGGWDARLGREFAYYETVCGGMGARPNADGISAVHTHMTNSLNTPIEALEYAYPLRVRRYAIRRGSGGAGKQRGGDGTIREIELLADAQVSLLADRRKFAPYGLQGGAPGKVGIAELIEAHGGKRKKLPSKFSLKARCGDRLVIETPGGGGHGAREA, encoded by the coding sequence ATGGATTCCATCACCCTCGAAATTTATCGCTCGCTCTACACCTCAGTCGCCGAAGAGATGGGCGTGAGCCTGCGCCGCACGGCCTTTTCCCCGAACATCAAAGAGCGCCGCGATTATTCGTGCGCCGTATTTGACCGGCGCGGGCGCATCATCGCGCAGGGCGATCACATGCCCGTTCATCTGGGTTCGATGCCAATGTCCGTCAAAGCCGCCATCGAGCATTGCGCGATGCAACCGGGCGATGTCGTGATCCTGAATGACCCCTACGCAGGCGGCACACATCTGCCGGATGTAACGATGGTCGCGCCGGTTTTCTCTGAAGCCAGCCAACTGCTCTTTTATGTCGCTAATCGTGCACATCACGCCGACATCGGCGGCGCAACGCCGGGTTCGATGGGCGCGGCGACGGAGATTTATCAGGAAGGCATTCGCATTCCGCCGTTGCGCATCGTCCGCGGCGGGCAGTTAGAGCAGGAGGTTTGGAATTTTCTGTTGGCCAATGTGCGTGGGCGTGACGAACGCGAGGGCGATTTTGCCGCGCAGTTGGGCGCGTTGCGCGTGGGCAGCGACCGTTTGCACGAAATCGTCGCGCGCTATGGGTTCAAAGAGGCCGATGCCTATGCCGGACACTTGGTCGAATACGCCGCGCGGCTGATGCGGCGCACGCTGGCACTGCTGCCGGATGGCGTATACGAGGCCGAAGACTTTCTTGATAACGACGGCGAGATTGACGAGCCGGTACGCATCACAGTCAAGGTGACAATTCGCGGCGAACGCGCGCGCATTGATTTCACGGGCAGCGCGCCGCAAGTGCGCGGCCCCGTCAACGCCGTCGAAGCGATCACCGTGTCGGCGGCTTATTATGTATTTCGTTGTCTGATTCCGGGCGATGTCCCGGCCAGTGCGGGCATTCTGGAACCGCTCGAAGTCATCGCGCCCGCCGGCACCATCGTCAACGCGCTGCCGCCCGCGCCGGTGGCGGGCGGCAATGTCGAGACTTCGCAACGCATCGTGGATGTGTTGTTGAAAGCCTTGGCGCAAGCCGCACCGCACCTGATTCCCGCCGCTTCGCAAGGCACGATGAACAATCTGACCATTGGCGGTTGGGATGCGCGCTTGGGGCGCGAGTTCGCCTATTACGAAACGGTTTGTGGCGGGATGGGCGCGCGGCCTAATGCCGACGGCATCTCGGCGGTGCATACACACATGACCAATTCGCTGAACACGCCGATTGAAGCGCTGGAATACGCCTACCCGTTGCGCGTGCGCCGCTACGCCATCCGGCGCGGTTCGGGCGGCGCAGGCAAGCAGCGTGGCGGCGATGGCACGATTCGGGAAATCGAATTGCTGGCCGATGCGCAAGTCTCGCTGTTGGCGGATCGCCGTAAGTTTGCGCCGTATGGCTTGCAGGGCGGCGCGCCAGGCAAAGTTGGCATAGCTGAATTGATCGAGGCGCACGGCGGCAAGCGCAAGAAGTTGCCTAGCAAGTTTTCGCTCAAGGCACGCTGTGGTGATCGGTTGGTGATTGAAACGCCGGGTGGCGGCGGGCATGGGGCGCGTGAAGCCTAA
- a CDS encoding family 20 glycosylhydrolase codes for MKTVALLVTLLGLSVSSFAQSVNPPHNLMPVPAALKFQPGRLPVTEQFTVAVRGHSDARLQAALARMMARLGARTGFTFTRGLASDADKASLMIACQGPGKAIPAVDEDETYTLEINDRQATLSAPTVVGVLRGLETILQLLNGDKDGHFLPAVSIQDKPRFPWRGLMIDIARHWQPMEVIKRNLDGMAAVKLNVLHLHITDDQGFRIESKPYPELQQRGSDGDFYTQDQMREIIEYARQRGIRVIPEFDMPGHTTAWFVSHPELASKPGPYEIERTWGIMQPVMDPTNEKLYELLDGFLGEMAALFPDAYLHIGGDEIEGLHWKENAKIQAFIQTKGLKDNHGLQAYFNQRVAQILTKHGKRVIGWDEVVHPDIPKNIVVQSWRGPESLAAAARQGYSGILSNGYYIDLMYPARDHYLNDPIPADTPLSINEQKLILGGEATMWSEWVSPETIDSRIWPRTAAIAERLWSPREVRDVADMYRRLAVMSKQLEAVGLQHLTYQTAMWRRALGAENDRATEFYSALEILTGLVEPVKGYRRGTMQQATQSMPLTRLVDMARPDSHSARAWAHEFDNFLYDILPLEKENLPAHQRAFLDQAFSTRTVTQSKNYDDWVKTLTDEMRRWRDLKPTFEEIGVRIPLLQEAKPLASDLSAIGKIGSQAMFYLVSGTLPSVEWRVIMLSRLDQAALPKAALELVAVQPIRELVIAACEWPNLKTMTAEEWKRHVKTLAAPKKQ; via the coding sequence ATGAAAACCGTCGCTTTGCTCGTGACCCTGCTGGGCCTGTCAGTCTCGTCGTTCGCGCAATCGGTGAACCCGCCGCACAACTTGATGCCCGTGCCTGCCGCGTTGAAATTTCAGCCGGGGCGTCTGCCCGTCACCGAACAATTCACCGTGGCCGTGCGCGGGCACAGCGATGCGCGCTTGCAAGCAGCGCTCGCGCGCATGATGGCGCGGTTGGGCGCGCGCACGGGTTTCACCTTTACGCGCGGATTGGCGAGCGACGCTGACAAAGCGTCACTGATGATCGCCTGTCAGGGGCCGGGCAAGGCAATTCCCGCCGTGGACGAAGACGAAACGTACACGCTCGAAATCAATGACCGGCAGGCCACGCTCAGCGCGCCCACCGTCGTCGGCGTCTTGCGCGGCTTAGAGACGATCTTGCAATTGCTCAACGGCGACAAGGATGGTCACTTCCTGCCCGCCGTGAGCATTCAAGATAAACCGCGCTTCCCCTGGCGCGGCTTGATGATTGACATCGCGCGCCATTGGCAGCCGATGGAAGTCATCAAACGCAATCTGGATGGCATGGCGGCGGTCAAGCTGAACGTCTTGCACCTGCACATCACCGACGATCAGGGCTTTCGCATCGAGAGCAAACCTTATCCCGAATTGCAGCAGCGCGGCTCGGATGGTGATTTCTACACGCAAGACCAAATGCGCGAGATCATCGAATACGCTCGCCAGCGCGGCATCCGCGTCATCCCCGAATTCGATATGCCGGGCCATACGACGGCCTGGTTCGTCAGCCATCCCGAACTGGCGAGCAAGCCCGGCCCTTACGAAATCGAACGCACCTGGGGAATCATGCAGCCGGTGATGGACCCGACGAATGAGAAGCTTTACGAATTGCTGGACGGCTTTTTGGGCGAGATGGCCGCGCTCTTTCCCGACGCCTATCTGCACATCGGCGGCGATGAGATCGAAGGATTGCACTGGAAAGAGAACGCGAAAATCCAAGCGTTCATCCAGACGAAAGGGTTGAAAGACAACCACGGCTTGCAGGCCTATTTCAACCAGCGTGTCGCGCAAATCCTGACCAAGCACGGCAAACGGGTGATCGGCTGGGATGAAGTCGTGCATCCCGACATTCCCAAAAACATCGTCGTGCAATCGTGGCGCGGGCCGGAATCGCTGGCGGCGGCGGCGCGGCAAGGTTACAGCGGGATTTTGTCGAACGGCTATTACATTGACCTGATGTACCCGGCGCGCGATCACTACTTGAATGATCCAATCCCGGCAGATACGCCGTTGAGCATTAACGAACAGAAACTGATCCTGGGCGGCGAAGCCACAATGTGGTCGGAATGGGTTTCGCCCGAAACGATTGATTCGCGCATCTGGCCGCGCACGGCAGCGATTGCGGAACGGCTATGGTCGCCGCGCGAGGTGCGGGATGTAGCGGATATGTATCGGCGGTTGGCGGTAATGAGTAAACAACTTGAGGCTGTTGGCCTGCAACATCTCACGTATCAAACCGCGATGTGGCGGCGCGCGCTTGGCGCTGAAAATGATCGGGCAACCGAATTTTACTCTGCGCTTGAAATACTCACGGGGCTGGTTGAGCCGGTCAAAGGTTACAGGCGCGGCACAATGCAACAGGCAACTCAGTCTATGCCGCTGACGAGACTTGTGGATATGGCTAGGCCGGATAGTCATAGCGCGCGCGCATGGGCGCACGAATTCGACAACTTCCTTTATGACATTTTGCCTTTGGAGAAAGAGAACCTTCCAGCGCATCAACGAGCTTTTCTGGATCAGGCTTTTTCGACGCGGACAGTAACGCAGTCGAAAAATTATGATGATTGGGTCAAGACCTTGACGGATGAAATGCGGCGCTGGCGCGATCTCAAGCCTACATTTGAAGAAATCGGTGTGCGTATCCCGCTCTTGCAAGAAGCCAAGCCGTTGGCAAGTGACCTGTCAGCGATCGGCAAAATTGGCAGCCAAGCGATGTTTTATCTGGTTTCCGGTACGCTCCCATCAGTGGAATGGCGCGTCATAATGTTGTCGCGGCTAGACCAAGCGGCGTTGCCAAAAGCTGCGCTGGAGTTGGTGGCGGTTCAACCCATCCGCGAGTTGGTCATCGCTGCGTGTGAATGGCCGAATTTGAAAACAATGACAGCCGAAGAATGGAAGCGACACGTCAAAACGCTGGCCGCGCCGAAAAAGCAATGA
- a CDS encoding HNH endonuclease — protein sequence MNQRLTSLVWRRARRCCEYCQMPQEYDEPPFQIDHILARKLGGLTIARNLALACFFCNNHKGPNIAGRDPLTGRIVRLFHPRRDVWREYFQWSGPRLVGLTPSARATIAVLELNLPHRMALRAALIEEGVFPTASTGH from the coding sequence ATGAATCAGCGTCTCACCAGCCTGGTCTGGCGGCGGGCTCGGCGCTGCTGCGAATACTGCCAAATGCCGCAAGAGTATGACGAGCCTCCTTTTCAAATTGACCACATCTTGGCGCGCAAACTTGGCGGCCTAACCATTGCGCGGAATCTGGCGCTGGCCTGTTTTTTCTGTAACAACCACAAAGGTCCGAACATCGCCGGCCGTGATCCGTTGACCGGACGAATTGTCCGACTCTTTCACCCGCGCCGCGATGTGTGGCGCGAGTATTTCCAATGGTCTGGTCCGCGTTTGGTAGGTCTCACGCCGAGCGCGCGAGCGACGATTGCTGTTTTGGAGCTCAATCTGCCGCACCGCATGGCCTTGCGGGCGGCACTCATCGAAGAAGGCGTGTTTCCAACAGCCAGCACCGGCCATTGA